In one Mus caroli chromosome 14, CAROLI_EIJ_v1.1, whole genome shotgun sequence genomic region, the following are encoded:
- the Lrtm1 gene encoding leucine-rich repeat and transmembrane domain-containing protein 1 isoform X2: protein MKGTLLLVSSVGLLLPGVGSCPMKCLCHPSSNSVDCSGQGLSKVPTNLPPWTVTLLLQDNQIHWLPALAFQSVSLLTTLNLSNNSLSNLAAEAFYGLPHLRVLNVTQNSLLSIESSFARALPGLRELDLSSNSLSILPTSLGKPWENLTVFAVQQNHLLHLDRELLEAMPKVRLVLLKDNPWICDCHLLGLKLWLERFTFQGGETDGAICRLPESWNGKALLSIPHELYQPCSLPSQDLAPSLVRQPGSAPQDAQNSHENSSGQQDPLECEAKPKPKPTNLRHAVATVVITGVVCGIVCLMMLAAAIYGCTYAAITAQYQGRPLASARKSEKMGSKELMDSSSA, encoded by the exons ATGAAAG GTACTCTGCTGCTGGTCTCCAGTGTGGGTCTCCTGCTCCCAGGAGTGGGCAGCTGCCCCATGAAATGTTTGTGCCACCCATCATCAAACTCCGTGGACTGCAGTGGTCAGGGGCTGTCAAAGGTCCCCACTAATTTACCCCCATGGACAGTAACACTGCTCTTACAAGATAACCAGATCCACTGGCTTCCTGCTCTTGCATTTCAATCTGTATCACTGCTTACCACCTTAAATTTATCTAACAACTCTCTTTCAAATCTGGCTGCAGAGGCTTTCTATGGACTTCCACACTTGCGGGTTTTAAATGTAACCCAAAATTCCCTGCTTTCCATAGAAAGCAGCTTTGCCCGTGCCCTTCCTGGGCTCAGGGAGCTAGATCTTTCATCCAACAGCCTCAGCATCCTCCCCACATCTCTGGGGAAGCCTTGGGAGAACCTGACTGTGTTTGCTGTGCAGCAGAACCATCTTCTACATCTAGATCGTGAACTTCTAGAGGCCATGCCCAAGGTGAGGCTGGTACTTCTTAAGGACAACCCTTGGATTTGTGACTGCCACTTACTGGGTCTGAAACTCTGGCTGGAGAGATTCACCTTTCAAG ggGGAGAAACAGATGGTGCCATCTGCAGGCTGCCTGAATCCTGGAATGGAAAGGCTCTCCTCTCCATTCCTCATGAACTGTACCAACCCTGTTCTCTACCTTCTCAGGATTTGGCACCCTCACTAGTCCGGCAGCCTGGTTCTGCCCCGCAGGATGCCCAGAATTCTCATGAGAATAGCTCAGGACAGCAAGATCCCTTGGAGTGTGAggccaaacccaaaccaaagccAACCAACCTGCGCCATGCTGTGGCTACTGTGGTCATCACTGGGGTAGTATGTGGGATCGTATGTCTCATGATGTTGGCGGCTGCTATCTATGGATGTACCTATGCAGCCATCACAGCCCAGTACCAAGGGAGACCCTTGGCATCAGCCAGGAAGTCTGAGAAGATGGGAAGTAAGGAGCTTATGGACAGTTCATCAGCCTGA
- the Lrtm1 gene encoding leucine-rich repeat and transmembrane domain-containing protein 1 isoform X1, whose amino-acid sequence MSLELNQRQQLSLGKLLLFQSCSPGYRQPGAEYKAGDQGTLLLVSSVGLLLPGVGSCPMKCLCHPSSNSVDCSGQGLSKVPTNLPPWTVTLLLQDNQIHWLPALAFQSVSLLTTLNLSNNSLSNLAAEAFYGLPHLRVLNVTQNSLLSIESSFARALPGLRELDLSSNSLSILPTSLGKPWENLTVFAVQQNHLLHLDRELLEAMPKVRLVLLKDNPWICDCHLLGLKLWLERFTFQGGETDGAICRLPESWNGKALLSIPHELYQPCSLPSQDLAPSLVRQPGSAPQDAQNSHENSSGQQDPLECEAKPKPKPTNLRHAVATVVITGVVCGIVCLMMLAAAIYGCTYAAITAQYQGRPLASARKSEKMGSKELMDSSSA is encoded by the exons ATGTCTCTTGAACTAAATCAAAGGCAGCAACTTTCCCTTGGAAAGCTTCTCCTTTTCCAGTCCTGCAGTCCTGGGTACCGGCAGCCAGGAGCAGAGTACAAAGCAGGAGATCAAG GTACTCTGCTGCTGGTCTCCAGTGTGGGTCTCCTGCTCCCAGGAGTGGGCAGCTGCCCCATGAAATGTTTGTGCCACCCATCATCAAACTCCGTGGACTGCAGTGGTCAGGGGCTGTCAAAGGTCCCCACTAATTTACCCCCATGGACAGTAACACTGCTCTTACAAGATAACCAGATCCACTGGCTTCCTGCTCTTGCATTTCAATCTGTATCACTGCTTACCACCTTAAATTTATCTAACAACTCTCTTTCAAATCTGGCTGCAGAGGCTTTCTATGGACTTCCACACTTGCGGGTTTTAAATGTAACCCAAAATTCCCTGCTTTCCATAGAAAGCAGCTTTGCCCGTGCCCTTCCTGGGCTCAGGGAGCTAGATCTTTCATCCAACAGCCTCAGCATCCTCCCCACATCTCTGGGGAAGCCTTGGGAGAACCTGACTGTGTTTGCTGTGCAGCAGAACCATCTTCTACATCTAGATCGTGAACTTCTAGAGGCCATGCCCAAGGTGAGGCTGGTACTTCTTAAGGACAACCCTTGGATTTGTGACTGCCACTTACTGGGTCTGAAACTCTGGCTGGAGAGATTCACCTTTCAAG ggGGAGAAACAGATGGTGCCATCTGCAGGCTGCCTGAATCCTGGAATGGAAAGGCTCTCCTCTCCATTCCTCATGAACTGTACCAACCCTGTTCTCTACCTTCTCAGGATTTGGCACCCTCACTAGTCCGGCAGCCTGGTTCTGCCCCGCAGGATGCCCAGAATTCTCATGAGAATAGCTCAGGACAGCAAGATCCCTTGGAGTGTGAggccaaacccaaaccaaagccAACCAACCTGCGCCATGCTGTGGCTACTGTGGTCATCACTGGGGTAGTATGTGGGATCGTATGTCTCATGATGTTGGCGGCTGCTATCTATGGATGTACCTATGCAGCCATCACAGCCCAGTACCAAGGGAGACCCTTGGCATCAGCCAGGAAGTCTGAGAAGATGGGAAGTAAGGAGCTTATGGACAGTTCATCAGCCTGA